aggttttttcaaatcccgtaggaactctttgattttccgggataaaaagtagcctatgtgctaatccaggatattgtctatctccattccaaatttcagccaaatccgattagtagtttttgcgtgaagtagtaacaaacatacagacacacacacacatacaaactttcgcctttataatattactagccgatgcccgcgactacgcccgcgtggatttaggttttttgaaatcccgtgggaactctttgattttccgggataaaaagtagcctatgtgctaatccaggatattatgtttcttcattccaaatttcagcctaatccgtccagtagtttttgcgtgaaggagtaacaaacatacacacacacacacacacacacatacaaactttcgcctttataatattagtgtgatagtagtgtgaagtgtgatgtgctAACTTTTTATGTTTCCTTTTCCTTCCTTTAAACACAGTGACAGGCTTCTACCTTCAAAGTGGTCCTTCGTGTTGTACAAGCGCTGCATAACTTGCTCATTTGATCTTGACATCAACACTACTGCATTTGATACTTGGCATTTGAGATAGACATCAATGCTACTTACAACTaactaaaagcttaatttgctataatccgctaaaccaaacaaatctgtatgatccaacatgcagcatgcgtaagctccgcccgccctcccactgataaacatgcaggaaaagccagccaccaagcaataCCCACCACCACCTAAAAACACTCGTTTTGAATGAAACGCACttaagggctctctccgtcacttactccatacaatcgtagtccctatttcatttgaatattaactaactttgaaaccgaatattttaacggaaatctggaatgCCACAGGCATAATTCCCGAaatgtttctacaaaattccattggttagtattccaatgagagacgaactacgtttgtatggagcgagtgacggagagacccctctagaGAGCAAAAGTTTTTACTACTGTTTGTGTGCAGCTGaagtaaataggtatgtatagagatattacttactagctggtGCCTGTAActtagttcgcgtggatatagattttttaaagctCGTTGAGttttggggataaaaagtagattatgTGTTagtccagcccggctagcatgggcagtagataaaaattatatcccccgattatatccactgatgtcatagaaatcagtggatataatccgggatataatttttatctactgcccatgctagccgggcagggtataatctatctccattctaatataatctatctccaatctcAATTccaatccgtccattagtttttgcgtgaaagagtaacaaatataatacacatgtatatttgttactctttcacgcaaaaactactgaacggatttcgttgaaatttagaatggagatagattataccctggactaACACATAGTCTGCTTTTTAACAcggaaactcaaagagttcctacgagatttttagcaaacctatatccacgcgaacaaagtcgcaggcatcagctagtaagtaatatctctgactaataatatacctatttacttcaGCTGCACACAAACAGTAGTGAAAACTTTTGTTGTTAACTTTAAATGCGCTTCAAAACGAGTGTTTTTAGTTCCCGTAGCAGTTTTATGTcggaacatataaaataaactcAGTTTTACAACTTACTCAATACAGCTACCTAGGGTACTATGAGTTTTGCAACTAAGGCACACATTTAGCGAAAAAACGCCCACGTATTTCCGCTTTGTAggggttttttttctctctcgtctggctttacaaagattagccaatgtcaagtttgtagttatttgtaacaagttagtttaactatacaagtatggaccccgtctgtgccggcgctcgtcgACACACGCACGACACCTCCTGAGAGCGCttttcagttttaacaaaaaaaacactccaaaaaggcagagcacgcccaccagccaacaccaacacagacgaagtcctttaaCGAACTTCCTTTGTAGGGTTACGACTTGCATATCTTCAGagaaaaaccgatcaagtgcgagtcagactcgcgcagcgacggttccgtactcgggtattttttccgacatttttcacgataaatcaaaaactgttatgcataaaaataaataaaaatctgttttagaatgtacaggtaaaggttggctacgtagagaaactccatgCAAGCATGAATAGCTCTCTTTATAGAGATCTATTCatgtgcggtgaatactaccttagtgatacccgcgcaaccgccagtccgttgaggaacaaacacaggttttagtgggtgcaagccccacataacccctccgtttcccctgacggaagggtatgcgttaggcatttcctgtgtataaaaaaaaaaaaaaaaatagagatctaTTCATGCTTCTAAATCTCTAAATCTCTAAATCTCTCTATTTGGAGTTTctccccatttttagggttccgtacctcaaaggaaaaacggaacccttgtaggatcattttgttgtctatctgtctgtccctTTGTCGTATCTGTGAAGaacacctatagggtacttaccgttgacctagaatcatgaaagacaggtagataggtcttatagcgcaaagggaaaattccgaaaaccgtgaatttgtagttacatcacacaaaaaaattaaaatgtgtttcaattttcaaagggagataactataccaagtgaaatatcatatgaaagggctttacctgtacattctaaaatagatttttgcttatttttatgtatcgtatagtttttgatctatcgtgcaaaatgccggaaaaaatacccgagtacggaaccctcggttcgcgagtctgactcgcacttggccggtttttctgaTAGCAAGTGCATTATGAAACCATCCCATACATCCGTGCTCAATCATTAACAAATGTACCTGCCTAATCACATCTGATGCTATTATCTAATAAATCTTGATATCAGTCTGTACGTAAACGTTTATAAAAGACATAAGAGTGTATTATCACGTATTTAATACGCAGATTCGGATTCAATTCATCTCATTTTTACGTTTTATGTAagaatgttttaaaataatgttcAAAACTATATTGTTATTACATAGCTGTATTTTTCTCTTGGTAAgagttttcttaattaaaaagcGGCGTATAAACCggtgtacagtacaaccaaattaataatgcgcatgcagatcttcgctaattgtcgtattccgaatcattgaatcgtaagagccctaaacaatgcacttgcattttgcaccttgttgtAAGcgaataggagtcaatatcatgtgtatcatacgaccgttgccgaacagtgacgaagatttctatgcgcattattaatttggttgtactgtaattaaatgaaatcaagttttacaataaaagcaaaaaaaaactaaatgaaagctgttgaaacttatctatttagtagatacctaccgtTTTGAGTGAAATTACATAATTTGGGTAGAGTTTTGGCCCGTTTTACTTGAAAATGTGTTGGGATTTGAATTCAGTTGACCAAAAACGTTAggaaaaatgtgtttttttttttttgccagcTCCTGAACGCGAAGCTGCTgcgtttagtatttttttttaatttacaggctagcgcttggctgcaatcagacttacTGGCAATTGATGATGCAATCgtagatggagtgcgcttgcttAACAGggcactctccgtcactcgcttcatacaatcgtagttccaatttcatttgaatattaagcaaccaaagtccatgaaattttgcagacatattctagaaactaatatctgtgtctgtggtgttttagatttttctaaaaatatgtagttttataattacaggagctcaaagatttgtatgtaaatttttaagactgcgtaactttgaaaccaaatattttaacagaaatctggaaaaccacaaacatagatattagtttctatcatatgtctgcaaaatttcatggactaaagttgcttaatattcaaatgaaattggaactacgattgtatgaagcgagtgacggagagatccctcttaaaaCATGCCTAATATAAATTAACAGGCATATTTTTTACTTCCTAAAAATACGTATCAAAGATCCGTCAAATACGAATCGTAAAAAcacgaatgagtgcacacgcGTACGTACGTTTTgtatcgtatttttacgaaaacgaattcgaattgaatacgaatgagtgcacaaacgcccttacTAAAACTAGGCTACAGTACGTAAGAAGGttacaatttaatattttaagtataagTTACTCAAATATGCATTTCTCATTTCAGGTAAAGTCTAATCCTTTACAAGGACTTCCTTCATACCCCGTAATCCAATACCAGGAAGATTACAGGAATCAGCTACCAATCTTCGTACAGCCAAGCGATTTTAATACTTACCCACATCTACATTTGATTCAAAATCAATTAACACCATATCAGAGTATTCCTATTTCATATAACGACTACGTGCAACCaaattatttagataatattCTTCGAAATGGGTTGAAATCAGCTGTATATGAAAATTGTGTTCAAAATGGTGGTCCGATTCAACAGTACGTAAATCCTACAGATATTCCTGTACCCAATGTTATtaacaattatattatagtaccAGTTCaaactaatactaataataatactaaagaTTGTCGAAAAATAACAAGAACTAAGACAAGAGATGATGGAATATCTACcataaatgaaaatgatgaccaaaaaaagaatagaaaatgtagaaaaagaaagaatacATCAAAAAATACAAATGATAAAGGTCATGAAAATACAGGAAAATGTTCatgtgataaaaaaataaatcgaGGTGAGAAAGAAAGTGAGGCAAACAAGCAATCAAGCGATCAAGATATAAAAGTGTGTAGAAAAAAGAAATCTAGAAATAAATCGCAAACACTGGAGAGGTCAACAGAAAAAGAAAGTTCGGTACATAATAACAAACGGGAAAAAGAtaataattcaaatttaaaattggAAAATAACAAAAATGCTAATATGAAGAATTGTAATAAAATTGAGAAAGCCTGCAAATCTATCGATAGTGAAAACGATATAAGGGAAACAAGTAAAAGAGTTAAAATTGACAAAAGAACatcaaattattgtaaaaaagaaattagaaaTGATTACTCTTGTGATTTTGATCGAACACGAGATCTAGATGATTTATTTAACATAAACGAAGATTGCACTGAACTTGATATCCGTTGCACTCGTAATAACAGAGAAGATAATACCCAAAACTATCAGCAACAATATTACCCACCCAGTGATTTTTCTAGTAACATGTCACCATATAACATGATGTTTAATCAGAAGTCATTTAATACAAATGGATATTTTCCCTTTGATTTTGACTACTTATATAATATGCAGCGATTTccaaatgaaaatatgaatccACCACGGAAAAAACCAAAAATCATTACACGAACCTTTCGAAGAAAGAAGCAGAAGAagggaaataaaaaaaactgcaatcgaaataaacaaaatacgCAACAAAATGGTAGTTGTGAAAAAAATTTAGAGTTATTACCAACAGTCGTTGACGTTGCAACAGGCCATGAATGTGATTCTCTAAAACCAGCTAAAATAGTTGAAACGATAACTGAAAAAACTCAGGATGACCCCGATATTGACAGAGAAGAAACAGACATACAATTAAGTAGCCATGAAGATTTGAAAGAAATTGCTCCACATGATTGTTTTGATTGGAATCATGAAGATCACTCACCTGTTTATAATGATTACTATCCAGTGTTCCATTCAGATAATGTTTACACAAGTGAAGAAGAATTTTACTGGAATAACTTTAATGACAGACATTATTATTCTTGCAGCGATATGAGTGAGCAAGACAAAGATATCAAAAAGTATGACAGCACAGACAATGGACCAGTAACCcaacaagataatattattaagccTAATGATATCAAAACTTTTGTTTATAGTAAAAAAGGTAAAGAAAATAACGAAAAAGTAAACAGCAAAGAAGAAAATGATAACACAAAACTAAAAACATCAAGTGAAGAAATACAATTCAAATCACCACCTGCATTAGACTTTCCAGATTTCAAAACTGAAAtgataaataaagaaaatcgtagtccaaaaattgaaatatattacGAACCAAATGACAAAGCAATcaataaatttgaaaatagtAAAATGTCTTCGTATTCCAATACGAAAAAAGCCGAATCAAATGAGAAAAGAAGCAAAGTAGTGGATCAAAATGATGTTGAAACAGTTTTTGGGCATTCCAAAGTAGTCAAATATGGTGCACCACCAAACAATGTAGATTTAAGTTCGGATATTATCAATGGCTCCGATGATCGTGACAAAGAAGACAATTACCCTCATCCTAGTGCTGAGAAAACTACTATTGTAATAGCTCAATCTTtaccttatccatactaatattataaatgcgaaagtgtgtctgtcattctgtctatctgtctgtctgtctgctacgttttcacggccaaacagtttaaccgattctgacgaaatttggtacacaatTTCGGGGTAATaaattatcccggaaaatcaaagagttcccacaagattcctaaaggcccatccgctcaactgatttgtatgaaatttggtaccgaggtagcttgcgtccatgttattgatatagaatactttttatcccgaaaaaccaaatagttcccacgggatcttcaaaaacctaaatccacgcggacgaagtcgcgggcattctctagtccAATATAAAgatttaactaaataatatttagagGTAGCCTTTAGTTTATGTATTATGTGTagttaacttatttatttacaaaaatagagGTAGGTATTAGAGAAATAtgcatttcaataataataaaaaacacttTTTCAAATTGTTGAAACATATCTTGTTTTATTCTACGATATTTACGATTCTTAACTACGATACCTTACATACTAAATAACAGTCTTATAAATTAACAAAGAAAACtttgatgctgatgatgatgatggtgatgataatcgaaatttgaattttcataaatttaGCTATTTCATTTATTGGCACTCCAagcactattaacattagcaATTAGCATGTTGCTGACGCGATCTTCCCCATCCCAAAATCGTCTTATACgcctataaaaaaaaactcactttaaaaaaaacttattacttaagtctttttttaacccccgacccaaaaagaggggtgttataagtttgacgtgtatatctgtgtatctgtgtatctgtgtatctgtctgtgacaccgtagcgcctaaactaataaaccgattttaatttagttttttttttgtttgaaaggtggcttgatcgagagtgttattagctataatggaagaaaatcggttcagccgtttgaaagttatcagctcttttctagttactgtaaccttcacttgtcgggggtgttataagtttttaatttacacttgtttaaattacTATCACAATATTATTTCTTGGCTCCTTTGGTGGCATTACATTAATAGTAATCGAAGCAATGTATGGC
The DNA window shown above is from Maniola jurtina chromosome 27, ilManJurt1.1, whole genome shotgun sequence and carries:
- the LOC123879101 gene encoding MATH and LRR domain-containing protein PFE0570w-like, coding for MFKTILLLHSCIFLLVKSNPLQGLPSYPVIQYQEDYRNQLPIFVQPSDFNTYPHLHLIQNQLTPYQSIPISYNDYVQPNYLDNILRNGLKSAVYENCVQNGGPIQQYVNPTDIPVPNVINNYIIVPVQTNTNNNTKDCRKITRTKTRDDGISTINENDDQKKNRKCRKRKNTSKNTNDKGHENTGKCSCDKKINRGEKESEANKQSSDQDIKVCRKKKSRNKSQTLERSTEKESSVHNNKREKDNNSNLKLENNKNANMKNCNKIEKACKSIDSENDIRETSKRVKIDKRTSNYCKKEIRNDYSCDFDRTRDLDDLFNINEDCTELDIRCTRNNREDNTQNYQQQYYPPSDFSSNMSPYNMMFNQKSFNTNGYFPFDFDYLYNMQRFPNENMNPPRKKPKIITRTFRRKKQKKGNKKNCNRNKQNTQQNGSCEKNLELLPTVVDVATGHECDSLKPAKIVETITEKTQDDPDIDREETDIQLSSHEDLKEIAPHDCFDWNHEDHSPVYNDYYPVFHSDNVYTSEEEFYWNNFNDRHYYSCSDMSEQDKDIKKYDSTDNGPVTQQDNIIKPNDIKTFVYSKKGKENNEKVNSKEENDNTKLKTSSEEIQFKSPPALDFPDFKTEMINKENRSPKIEIYYEPNDKAINKFENSKMSSYSNTKKAESNEKRSKVVDQNDVETVFGHSKVVKYGAPPNNVDLSSDIINGSDDRDKEDNYPHPSAEKTTIVIAQSLPYPY